TGTCGCCGCAACCCGCCTCGTCGGCGGCGGCTGCAAAAGCCGCCCTCTCGCCCTTGGACCTTTGGATCCCATAGAAGACTGCGGCGCCCAGGGCGACGAGCAGGACTATCGAGATAAGAACCTGCTTACGCCGTTTGGCCTGCTGGCGTTTCCGGGCGGCGGCGACCCGTTCCTGACGGGCGGCCTCTCGCTTGAGCTTCTTCTCCTCCGCCGACTTGCTGAGCTGCGCTGCCGAAGCGCCTGCTGCGGCGTTCTCTGCAGCCTCGGAGGTCGCCTTTTCGGCGTCGCCTCCTGGAGCCGATGCGGCTTTGGCTGCGCCCGCGCCGGCAGCCGCCCCGGCAGGCTTGCGCGCCTGGGGAGGCTTCTTGCCTGCGGGTCGTTTCTGAGGGGGGCGCTTCTTGGGGGGTGCCATCTGCCCCAATCCTAAACCACTTCCGCGGCGAGCCGTCCAATCCGGCAGCTGAACGCAAAAGCCCCCGGAAGGAATCCCTCCGGGGGCCTGGGGCTTTGCGGATCTAGATGGTCTTGGGCTTGTACTCGATTGCCTGCATGGCGTTCAGGACGTCGAGCCTGTCGGTGAAGACACGCCTGCGGTACTCCTGCAGCCGCTGGCGCCTGGCCAGTGTCTCCATCCGCCGCTGGTCCTTGCTGCCGGCGTTGACCCGGAAGTACTTCATCATGTTGATGGTTTGGCGAAGCTTCTCCCTGAACGGGCTCAATTGCACGACCTCAGGCAGCTGGTAGTCGAAGTTCAGCCACTCGGAGCGGTACTTGGGGTTCGAAGGGGTGTAGGTCCAGCCGACCTGCTTGGCGATGTGGATCAGGCTCTGGTGATCCAGTGCCCGTGCCGTGACCGGAATGCTCGAGACCAGTTCGGCCTCGGTGCCGACAGGGGTGTTGGAGTAGTCGTCGGAGGGCCTCAGCAAAACCGGGGTGTTGTCGACGACGGTCTCTTCCGCCATCATCGCCGGCTCGAAGTCGCCGAGCTGAAGTGCGGGCTTGGGAGCGGTCTTGCGGGCCTTCTTGCGCTTCGGGGCGGCCTCCTCAGGGGCAGCTTCGACAGCTGCAACCAGAAGCTCGGACTCTGCAACCTCGATCGGAGCCACTTCCTCCAGAGCCGCGGCCGGAGCCGACTCCTGGGCGATGACTGCGAGGTCTTCCGCCTCCTCGTCGAGCAGAAGGGAAACCATCTCCTCGTGGTCCAGGTCGCTGCGGAGGTGCCGGATGGCCTTGTGGTTGAGGTCGAGGACCATGGCCCCGCCCATCTTGCGAATCATGACGTGGGAGTCGCACCAGAAGCACTGCAGGACCGGACGGCCGTGGTAAGTGGTGACCAGAGCGTAGTCATCACCCGCGGGGTCGCCCGCCATGTCACACGAAGGACACTTAACTTTCTTACTCACGTCCGGATATTCCTTTCCGTCCGATGAGGCGTGAAGGCTGAGATTCCAACCTCGAGTCACCCCAGATATCGAGTTGGGTCATGTATCTATCGGCAGAAACCCCAGACCTTTAATTACGAGTTCTCGATTACTTTGGGCTGAATCCTGACGTTTGGGCGCGCAAAAGAAAAGTCCAGTCGGGAAATTGTTTGCAGGGGGGTTTTAGACCCCGAGGTCGAAGGAGAAGCCGCCGATGCTGCCACCGGCGTTGCCCTGGACGTTGCCGCCGCCCGCGCCGCCCGGAACCGTGGCGGTGCTGGATGACGATGCCGCGGCCGAACCCACCTTCGCGGGAGCCTTCAGCGTTGCGTTGCCGGTTGAGGGAGCGGCCCAGTTGGAGGCGCTGGCTCCTGCGGGGGGATCTTCGTCCTGGGTGATCCCGGAGTGGTCGCCGCTGCCGCCTGCGGTGCCTCCGCCTCCGCCTCCGCCGCCGTTACCGCCACCGCTGCCGCCGTCGCCGGCCGTGCTTCCGGGGGCCGCGTTTGCGGGTCCGCCGCTGCCGCCGTTACCGCCGCCCCCGACCGATGCGCCGGTGGGCCCGCCGCTGCCGCCGTCGCCGGAGTCGCCGCTGCGGGCTCCGCTGCCGCCGCTGCCGGTGGCACCCGAGGGGCCGGTGTCGCCGGTGGTCATTTCAGCGGTCTGGGTGCATTGGGCGTTGTCGCCGTTGCAGTTGTTCTCCGCGTACGCAACAACCGTAAGAAGGAAGAAGACGGTCACCGCCAAAGCGACCATACCCATGGCCCTCGATGCCTTCATGCCTACCTCCTGGTTGTTGGGTTCAGTTTCGATACTAGCCTACCGGGCTGTGAAGGTCCGCGGCAAGGTGCGCGAAAAAATCTAATCGGCTTCTGCGGCCGCCGGAGTCACCGTCGCAGCCCACTCGGCGGACTTCTGCTCGCAGGTCCCGCCGGCGGCTTCCGCCTCGCCCTTGGGCACGAATGCGGTCCGTTTGGTCGCCTTCATCTGTGTGACCACCGCCTTTCCGTCCTTGACTTCGAAGTCGGTCGGAGTCACCTCCACGGTGTTCGTGGCCTCGAAAGCCTGCGGGATGACCTTGCCGTCCGAGCCCTTGCACGAGTTGCTCACCTCGGGCGGGAACGTCTGGCCGATCTTGTAGACGCCGGCGTCGTAGGTGACGGTGGAGACGACCGCGCCGCCGTCGGGCTCGTCGGGGTTGGTGGCCGAGATCTCCGAGTTGCAGGGCCGGTCCTCGCAGCCGGGTGTGACCTCCCAGATGCGCCGGATCTTGTTCCCGGGCTGGAAGGAGGTCTCCTCCTGGGTGGCGCCGACCAGCCGGACGAGCGTGTAGTTGAATTCCCACCTGCCCTCCCAGACCGCGGTTTCGAGCGAAGCCTCCTCCTCGGGACTGGGGGAGGCCGATGGGGTCGGGTCGGTGTCTGCGGAGCGGGAGCACCCGGCCAGGGCCGCCACCAGGGCGATTACGGCCAGGCGCCGAACTACCTTCGCTGCCACGGGAACCTTTCGACGGGCGGCGGGGGCGGGGGGTTGTCGTCATCGTCGTCATCCGACCGCGCAGGTTCGGGCTTCGCCGGCGTGGCCCAGGTCGGTGGAGCGGAGGTGACGGGCCGGGCCAGCTCCGCGTTCATCTGGCGGACGGTCTCCTCGAGCCTGCCGATGCTGCTGGTGAACCCCAACTTCTTGGCCGCGAATTCGGGCGCCTCCACCACCATGATGCGTCCGCACTTGCGGCAGGTCCTGGCCAGGTCGACGCCGTGTTTGCAGTAATCAGTCATGTGAGGCCACCTTAGATCAGCGGCCCGCGGCAGTTGCGGCAGAGCCCTTTTACGGTCAGGTCTTCGTTACCGCATTTGCGGCACCTGGCCCAGTCAACCTGGGCAACGTAGCCCGGCGGTTCCGAGATTACCCCGAGCGACTGTCCGTGGAAGCGAGCCTGCTCGTACTCTTCGCCCTCTTTGCGCTCGACGAGGTCCCAGACGTAGTTGATGAAGTGCTGGTCCCGGGCGAAATCGGCGACTTTGGTGAGATCGACTTTTACCCAGTACATAAATACAAGGATAAGGGCGGACATAAAATCGGTTGATGGAACCCGACGACCCCCGGCGCGAGTGGCTGAAGTACCGGTCGGGCAACCCTCCCCGGACCACTCCGGACGACCCCCACCGCCAGCTGACGCAGATCGCTCCGATCGAGATGCAGGACGCCCTGGTGGAGCGCGGCCGCCTGCTTTCGGGGACCTACATCGCCCCCAGCCTGATCTCGATGCCCGGATCCCGGGCCTTCGTGCTGGACGACTCGTCCCCCACGCCCGCGTCGGAGGTCTTCATGATCGGCCGGGAGTACGCCCACATCCACCCGTCCTACGACGGCAGCCTTCACATGGTCCTCCCACCGCATCTCGTCCGGCAGGTGGTGGAGCGCGGCTGGGGGGAGCAGCACCCGGTGGCAAAGATGGGTCTGATCCCCATGAACACCCTCATGGTCTACGGCCCCCGGGACGAGGAGGAGCTTGACGTGGTCTTCAAGCTGTTGAAGACCTCCTATGGCTACGCCAGGGGCCAACAGGCGGGGTAGCGGGTCGCCGCTACCATGGAAGCAATGAAAGAACCCAAACCCGCCGCCACCACGGGTGACCCGCAGGTGGACGAGCGGCTGCGGGAGATGGTCTCCGAACTTCCACCCGGCGACGCCCAGCTGGTCTTCGAGATGATGACCTCCGCGCTTGCCCTGGCCGAAGCCCCCATCTCCCGTCTCGACCGCAAGATAGCCAACTCCGCCCTACAGGAGATGCGGCGAGCTTTCGCCGTGTTCGCCCCCTACCGCAACACGAGGAAGGCGACGATCTTCGGCTCCTCCCGCACGGCCAAGGGCCGGCCCGAGTACGCCCTCGCCCGGGACTTCTCCCGAACCATCGCCGACCGGGGCTGGATGATCGTGACCGGCGCCGGGCCGGGAATCATGGAGGCCGGCCACGAGGGCGCCGGCGGCAGCAGGTCTTTCGGCGTGAACATCGTCCTGCCCTTCGAGGCGACGGCCAACCCGTTCATTGCCGGCGACCCCAAGCTCATCAACTTCAAGTATTTCTTCACCCGCAAGCTGATGTTCATCAAGGAGTCCGACGCCTTCGTCCTGATGCCGGGCGGGTTCGGGACGCTCGACGAGGCGTTCGAGCTGCTGACGCTGATCCAGACCGGAAAGTCCGACCTGCACCCCATCGTCATGCTCGACGTGCCCGGCGGGACCTACTGGAAGTCCTTCGACCGCTACCTGCGGGAGGAGCTGCTCGCCGACGGGTACATCGACGAGAGCGACCTCAACCTGTTCACCTACACCGACGACATAGACCAGGCGGTGAACGAGATCGAGAAGTTCTACCGGGTCTACCACTCGCAGCGTTACGTCAACAACCGGCTGATCCTTCGGTTGAATGTGGCACCCACGGAGGCGCAGCTCGCAGCGTTGTCGGAGGAGTTCGGCGACATCCTGGAGGGCCCGGTAGTGGCGGTGGGGCCGTCGTCGGGGGAGATCCGGGACGACGACGTGGTGGACCTGCCGAGGATCGCACTCAACTTCGACCGAATCCACGCCGGGCGGCTGCGCCAGCTGGTCGACCGGCTAAATGAGGCGTCCGTATAGCAACCGGTCGGCGGAGTCGGATAGCATTGCGCCCATGAGGCGCAGACCGGGCGCAATTTTGTCACTGTTACTCCTCGCCTCCCTGGTCCCTGCTACGAGGGTCGATGCGGCTCCTTCGCGCGCCAACCTGCAGAAGGAAGTTGACCAGCTAACCACCCAGATCTCATCGCTCGACGAGGACTACAACCACGCTCGCATCCAGCTGAGCGCCGCCGAGCGGCAGATGCGGGAGCTGGGCATCGCGAAGGAGGACGCCAACCGGGAGCTCGCCGAGCTGCGCAAGACCGCCTCGCAACGCGCCGCCGCCTCCTATCGGATCGGCATGCCGAACATGATCCTCGCCCTGTTCGGCTCCGAGAGCTTCAACGACTTCTCTCGCCGGATGGGCATCAGCAGCCGTGTCGGCGACTGGGAGTCGGGCATCGTCACCGAGCTCGAGATTGCGAACAACCGCTCCCAGGAGAAGGAGGAGCAGCTTCGCAAGGAGCGGGACCGGGCGAAGGCGCTAAGCAACTCCATCGCCAAGAAGCGGTCGGCGCTTCAGGAGCGGGTAAACGAGCACGAGGCGCTGATGGCCCGGGTTGCGGCCGAGGAACGCAACCGTGCTGCAGCCGCTGCCCGCAGCCGCAGCACCAGGCCGCTCACGCCTCTTTTGCGCCAGGACTCGAAGATCCCGGCCCCGCCCCTACCGGGATCGGGCAACGCCCGGGCGGCCCTGGCCGCCGGATATTCCAAGATGGGCACTCCGTACTCGTGGGGCGCCAGCGGCCCCGGCGCCTTCGACTGCTCCGGCTTCACCAGCTACGCCTGGCGGGCGGCCGGTGTGAACCTGCCGCACTCATCCCGGGCGCAGTACGCCGCCACCAAGCGGGTCTCCCGTGAGGACCTGCAGCCCGGGGACCTCGTGTTCTTCGGGAGCCCGATCCACCACGTCGGCATGTATGTCGGCGGGGGCAACATGATCGACGCATCAACCTACGGAAAGCCGGTGGCGGTCAGGTCGATGCTCCGGAGCGGCTACGTAGGGGCCGGCAGGCCGGGCGTTTGACCCCCGGGGAACCCCGGGTCCGCCTGTGAAAGTTGCGATCATCGGGGCCGGAGCAATGGCCGGAGCCCTGGGCATCCACTTTCACCGGTCCGGCAACTCGGTCGCCATCTGCGCCACCAAGTTCGACGGCCACATCATCGACGCGATCCGCAAGGACCGTAAACACCCGACCCTCGGCCACTGGATACCCGAGGCAGTCGACATTCACGACTACCGGCACTGGAGCCGGGGCTTCCGCCGGGCAGACATCGCAGTGCTGGCGGTGCCGTCGGTCGGCGTGCTGAGCAGCGTCACCGTTGCGCTGGAGTACCTCGGCAAGAACGCCATCTGGGCGGTTGCCACCAAGGGGTGGGTCGCCGGGAGCGGCAGGCCGATGTCCGAGTTCATCGAGGAGGTCTCTCCCGGGCACCCGATCGTGATGATGGTGGGCCCGTCCCTGGCTTCGGAGATTGCGGCCGGGACGCCGACGGCTCTGGTCTGCGCAAGCAAGGACGCGGCGGCGGCGGCCACGGTTGCCGGAGCTATTTCGTCGGCCACCCTGCGGGGGTTCGTCACCGACGACGTCGCCGGAGTGGAGGTGGGGGCGGCGGTTAAGAACGTGCTGGCCATCGCCATCGGCATGTGCGACGGGCTGGAGGAGGTCAAGGGTCGCCCGATGACCAACACCAAAGGCGCGCTGTTCTCCCGGGGGCTGATGGAGATGGGCCGCCTGGCGGTGGCTCTGGGGGGGCGGCAGGAAACCGTGTTGGGGCTGTCGGGGGCCGGCGACCTCTACCTCACGGTGGCCGGAGGCCGGAACGGCCGGTTCGGGCGTCTGGTGGGCGCCGGGCTGGACCCGATCAAAGCGTTCGAGCACATGGGGACCACGGTGGAGGGCTTCGACAACACCCGGGAGGCCGTTCTGCTGGCGAAGCGCCACGGCATGCGGCTGCCGGTGGTGGAGATGACCCACTCGGTCCTTTTCGGGGGCGCCGACCCGGAGAAGGCGATCCTGGACCTGGTTTTGAGCCCGATGGAGCCCGAACCGCACTAGTTACCCCACCTTACGCACTAGGCTTAAGAGCCATGGTTTCTGCCGATCGGACGTTCATCAAGATCTGCGGCATCACCCGGCTCAGCGATGCCCGCGCTGCGGTGAGCGCCGGAGCGAACGCGGTCGGCTTCATCTTTGCCCGCAGCCTCCGGCGGGTCTCCGCCAACGAGGCCGCCGCCATCACCTCCCATCTACACCCAGCGGTCAATCGGATCGGGGTTTTCGTCAACGCAACGGTCGACCGGATCGGCGAGGTCGTCGACCGGGCCGGCCTGGACGGGGTCCAGCTCCAGGGCTCCGAATCGCCTGAGTTCGTGGACGAGCTGCGCAAAGCGATGCCCTCCCTCACGGTGTTCAAGGTCATCCGCCCCCTGTCCGCCGACGACGTCGCCCAGGCGGCAGCGTTCCCGGTCGACGCCATCTTCCTGGACCCCCGTGACCCGGCAAACCCCTTCGAGGCGGTGGCGCCGATTCCGCTGGAGTGGCTCGATGGGATCTCCTCGGCCCGGTTCGTGGTCGCCGGCGGGCTGAACCCCCAAAACGTGGGCTCGCTGGTGTCGGGCATGCGGCCGTGGGGGGTGGACGTCTCGGGAGGCGTCGAATCCGGGCCGGGTAAGAAGGACGGCGTGAAGATCCGCTCGTTCATCAGGGCGGTCCGGGAGGCGGAGTCGCTCCGGCAGTGATCTCACCGAAACGGGCGGTCCAGCACTTCGGCCGGCTGACGGTGAACCCAATCGTTCTCGCCCTGATCCGTTCGGGCATCCCGCTTCCGGGCATCGGCCGAAAGACGGTGATGACCCTCTCCACCGTCGGGCGGAAGTCCGGGAAGCCACGGACCACGCCTATGGGCTACGTCCGGATCGACGACGACACTGTGTGGGCGGTCTCCGAGCACGGCGAGCGATCCGACTGGTACCG
This genomic window from Actinomycetota bacterium contains:
- a CDS encoding luciferase family protein; translated protein: MEPDDPRREWLKYRSGNPPRTTPDDPHRQLTQIAPIEMQDALVERGRLLSGTYIAPSLISMPGSRAFVLDDSSPTPASEVFMIGREYAHIHPSYDGSLHMVLPPHLVRQVVERGWGEQHPVAKMGLIPMNTLMVYGPRDEEELDVVFKLLKTSYGYARGQQAG
- a CDS encoding TIGR00730 family Rossman fold protein — translated: MKEPKPAATTGDPQVDERLREMVSELPPGDAQLVFEMMTSALALAEAPISRLDRKIANSALQEMRRAFAVFAPYRNTRKATIFGSSRTAKGRPEYALARDFSRTIADRGWMIVTGAGPGIMEAGHEGAGGSRSFGVNIVLPFEATANPFIAGDPKLINFKYFFTRKLMFIKESDAFVLMPGGFGTLDEAFELLTLIQTGKSDLHPIVMLDVPGGTYWKSFDRYLREELLADGYIDESDLNLFTYTDDIDQAVNEIEKFYRVYHSQRYVNNRLILRLNVAPTEAQLAALSEEFGDILEGPVVAVGPSSGEIRDDDVVDLPRIALNFDRIHAGRLRQLVDRLNEASV
- a CDS encoding NlpC/P60 family protein; the protein is MRRRPGAILSLLLLASLVPATRVDAAPSRANLQKEVDQLTTQISSLDEDYNHARIQLSAAERQMRELGIAKEDANRELAELRKTASQRAAASYRIGMPNMILALFGSESFNDFSRRMGISSRVGDWESGIVTELEIANNRSQEKEEQLRKERDRAKALSNSIAKKRSALQERVNEHEALMARVAAEERNRAAAAARSRSTRPLTPLLRQDSKIPAPPLPGSGNARAALAAGYSKMGTPYSWGASGPGAFDCSGFTSYAWRAAGVNLPHSSRAQYAATKRVSREDLQPGDLVFFGSPIHHVGMYVGGGNMIDASTYGKPVAVRSMLRSGYVGAGRPGV
- a CDS encoding NAD(P)H-dependent glycerol-3-phosphate dehydrogenase, whose protein sequence is MKVAIIGAGAMAGALGIHFHRSGNSVAICATKFDGHIIDAIRKDRKHPTLGHWIPEAVDIHDYRHWSRGFRRADIAVLAVPSVGVLSSVTVALEYLGKNAIWAVATKGWVAGSGRPMSEFIEEVSPGHPIVMMVGPSLASEIAAGTPTALVCASKDAAAAATVAGAISSATLRGFVTDDVAGVEVGAAVKNVLAIAIGMCDGLEEVKGRPMTNTKGALFSRGLMEMGRLAVALGGRQETVLGLSGAGDLYLTVAGGRNGRFGRLVGAGLDPIKAFEHMGTTVEGFDNTREAVLLAKRHGMRLPVVEMTHSVLFGGADPEKAILDLVLSPMEPEPH
- a CDS encoding phosphoribosylanthranilate isomerase, with product MVSADRTFIKICGITRLSDARAAVSAGANAVGFIFARSLRRVSANEAAAITSHLHPAVNRIGVFVNATVDRIGEVVDRAGLDGVQLQGSESPEFVDELRKAMPSLTVFKVIRPLSADDVAQAAAFPVDAIFLDPRDPANPFEAVAPIPLEWLDGISSARFVVAGGLNPQNVGSLVSGMRPWGVDVSGGVESGPGKKDGVKIRSFIRAVREAESLRQ
- a CDS encoding nitroreductase family deazaflavin-dependent oxidoreductase — protein: MISPKRAVQHFGRLTVNPIVLALIRSGIPLPGIGRKTVMTLSTVGRKSGKPRTTPMGYVRIDDDTVWAVSEHGERSDWYRNARAAGTVQVQAGGDRPRPATIRLLPDEDPGAVLKRMNPMVAIANRALWDRPAVVEIRFEND